The Flavobacteriales bacterium nucleotide sequence AGATGATCCTGGACATCTTCAAACCCCTGGAGCAACTGCATCAGGAAGGAAAAAACGTAACCGTTAACTGGTATTACGAAGAGGATGATGAAGCGATGCTTGAAGCCGCTGAGGATTACCGCGAGGTTCTGACCGTACCATTCAAAGTCATTGCGGTAGACGAGTTTTAGGATTCTCCCTGTTTTTCCTGTTAGTGTTCAAGGCCATACCTTAACAACACCTCATCTTTCTTGGATTTGGCAATCGGCACCTTCATATGGTTGCTCATTAACACGAAATCACCATCTTCCTTTACGATCCGCACCACGTGGTCATCATTCACCAGAAATGACAGGTGTACC carries:
- a CDS encoding DUF1987 domain-containing protein; amino-acid sequence: ELSGRSIPEAAYEFFAPLTEWVKAYAENPADKTLLNLRLEYINSNSFKMILDIFKPLEQLHQEGKNVTVNWYYEEDDEAMLEAAEDYREVLTVPFKVIAVDEF